Proteins from a genomic interval of Medicago truncatula cultivar Jemalong A17 chromosome 3, MtrunA17r5.0-ANR, whole genome shotgun sequence:
- the LOC25489880 gene encoding TOM1-like protein 5 translates to MAAELVNAATSEKLAETDWAKNIEICELVARDKRQARDVVKAIKKRLGSKHPDAQLYAVTLLEMLMNNTGEHIHEQVIDIGIIPILVKIVKKKSDLPVRERIFLLLDATQSSLGGASGKFPQYYNAYYDLVNAGVQFPQSAQAVQSNHASSQPSRAGSVPNREQASPRQEVVVPQAETVPESSIIQKAGNALEVLKEVLDAVDAQHPQGASDEFTLDLVEQCSFQKQRVMHLVMASRDERIVSRAIELNEQLQKVLARHDDLVSGRATKPANEHVPKVQPRRDDVVSSRATTTANEQFPKVLPRRDDIVTSRTTTTANEQFPKVPPRRNDVVSGRATTTVITRFDHDESEEEEEPEQLVRRLRKGKACARPEDEDLETNISRMRLNGERLNRPLIRPLSSEPSREAHSPVPPPAVIPPPRPKQNGELPPVAIPPPPAKHMERERFFQENKDASNMSGHRRGLSLHSRNGSSSHSHTGSFDFSD, encoded by the exons ATGGCAGCTGAGTTAGTCAATGCTGCAACAAGCGAGAAATTGGCCGAAACTGATTGggcaaaaaatattgaaatatgtGAGTTGGTTGCACGTGATAAAAG GCAAGCTAGAGATGTTGTTAAAGCTATCAAGAAGAGACTCGGTAGCAAACACCCTGACGCCCAACTTTATGCTGTCACG TTGCTGGAGATGTTGATGAACAATACTGGAGAGCATATTCATGAGCAGGTGATTGATATCGGAATTATTCCCATTCttgtgaaaattgtgaagaaaaaG TCTGATTTGCCTGTGAGGGAGAGGATATTTCTTCTACTAGATGCCACACAATCATCCCTTGGTGGCGCTTCTGGAAAATTTCCTCAATATTATAACGCATATTATGATTTGGTG AATGCTGGAGTGCAATTTCCTCAAAGTGCTCAAGCGGTCCAATCAAATCACGCTAGTTCACAACCTAGTAGGGCCGGTAGTGTACCAAACAGGGAGCAGGCCTCACCTAGACAAGAAGTGGTTGTACCACAAGCAGAGACAGTCCCTGAATCTAG CATCATTCAAAAGGCTGGTAACGCATTGGAAGTTTTAAAAGAAGTCCTTGATGCTGTTGATGCTCAACATCCTCAG GGAGCAAGTGATGAGTTTACCCTTGACCTTGTAGAACAATGTTCATTTCAGAAGCAAAGGGTAATGCATCTTGTGATGGCTTCTCG AGATGAGAGGATAGTTTCTCGAGCAATTGAATTAAACGAACAGCTTCAGAAAGTTCTTGCAAGACATGATGACCTTGTTTCTGGAAGAGCTACAAAACCTGCTAATGAACATGTTCCAAAAGTTCAACCAAGACGCGATGACGTTGTATCTAGCAGAGCCACAACAACTGCTAATGAACAGTTTCCGAAAGTTCTACCAAGACGAGATGACATTGTAACTAGCAGAACCACAACAACTGCTAATGAACAGTTTCCAAAAGTTCCTCCAAGACGCAATGATGTTGTATCTGGCAGAGCTACAACAACTGTTATTACTCGCTTTGACCACGATGAATCAGAGGAGGAAGAGGAGCCTGAACAGTTAGTACGAAG ATTACGCAAAGGAAAGGCTTGTGCCAGGCCTGAAGACGAAGATCTTGAAACCAACATCTCTCGCATGCGTTTGAATGGGGAGAGACTCAATCGTCCTTTAATACGGCCACTGTCCTCAGAGCCATCTCGAGAGGCTCACAGTCCTGTTCCTCCACCAGCTGTGATCCCACCTCCACGTCCAAAACAGAATGGTGAGCTTCCTCCTGTGGCAATTCCACCGCCACCTGCAAAACACATGGAGAGGGAGAGATTTTTTCAGGAAAACAAGGATGCTTCTAATATGTCTGGTCACAGGAGAGGCCTCTCTTTACATAGTCGCAATGGCAGCAGCTCTCACAGTCACACTGGAAGCTTTGATTTTAGCGACTGA
- the LOC25489881 gene encoding ferrochelatase-2, chloroplastic — MNFPTPTHATSSPSTSSSSYTLNHASPNFNRPPLSPQAICTSQKKSLCSGAHVEASVNSNPVKNYIAASFSSLRSEAKPLVSKQSLKKRMFSVGALVARTDQDVSDATLTSDDKIGVLLLNLGGPETLEDVQPFLFNLFADPDIIRLPRIFSFLQKPLAQFVSVLRAPKSREGYASIGGGSPLRRITDAQAEDLKKSLLEKNVPAEVYVGMRYWHPFTEEAIEQIKKDGVTKLVVLPLYPQFSISTSGSSLRLLESIFREDEYLVNMQHTVLPSWYQREGYIKAMSNLIEKELKSFDCPKEVMIFFSAHGVPLAYVEEAGDPYKAEMEECVDLIMEELETRKIRNPFTLAYQSRVGPVEWLKPYTDETIVELGKKGVKSMLAVPISFVSEHIETLEEIDVEYKELALESGIENWGRVPALGCEPSFISDLADAVIESLPYAGAMAVSSLEARQSLVPLGSVQELLAAYDSQNRELPSPVIVWEWGLTKSAETWNGRAAMLAVLLLLFFEVTTPDSVFHQWGILSPSLR, encoded by the exons ATGAACTTTCCAACTCCAACTCATGCCACGTCATCGCCTtctacttcttcttcctcctatACACTCAACCACGCTTCTCCTAATTTCAACCGTCCTCC GCTGTCGCCACAGGCAATCTGTACCTCTCAAAAAAAGTCCTTATGCTCTGGAGCTCATGTGGAGGCTTCTGTTAACTCTAATCCTGTGAAAAATTACATAGCAGCTAGTTTTTCTTCACTGCGATCTGAAGCAAAACCCCTGGTTTCCAAACAATCACTCAAAAAGCGCATGTTTTCAGTGGGAGCTTTAGTAGCTCGAACAGATCAGGATGTTTCTGATGCAACTCTTACATCTGATGATAAGATTGGAGTGTTATTGCTAAACCTTGGAGGTCCAGAGACTCTAGAAGATGTGCAACCTTTTTTATTTAACCTTTTTGCAGACCCG GATATTATACGATTGCCAAGAATATTTAGTTTTCTTCAAAAGCCATTGGCCCAGTTTGTATCTGTTCTAAGGGCCCCAAAGAGCAGAGAAGGCTACGCTTCAATTGGTGGTGGTTCTCCTCTTAGACGTATAACTGATGCACAG GCTGAAGACTTGAAGAAATCTCTTTTGGAAAAGAATGTCCCTGCTGAAGTGTACGTTGGCATGCGTTACTGGCATCCATTCACTGAGGAAGCTATTGAACAG ATTAAAAAGGATGGAGTTACAAAGCTGGTCGTTCTCCCACTTTatccacaattttcaatatcaaCCAGTGGCTCAAGCTTACGTCTACTGGAGAGTATATTCCG AGAGGATGAGTATCTAGTCAACATGCAACACACAGTATTACCTTCATGGTATCAACGTGAAGGATACATAAAGGCCATGtcaaatttaattgaaaaagaaCTGAAGAGTTTTGACTGCCCTAAAGAG GTCATGATATTTTTTAGTGCACATGGGGTGCCTCTTGCTTATGTGGAAGAGGCCGGTGATCCTTACAAGGCAGAGATGGAGGAATGTGTGGATTTGATCATGGAAGAGCTTGAGACAAGAAAGATAAGAAATCCCTTCACCCTTGCCTAtcag AGTAGAGTTGGACCTGTGGAATGGTTAAAACCCTACACAGATGAGACAATAGTTGAACTTGGAAAAAAAGGAGTGAAAAGTATGTTGGCTGTTCCAATTAG CTTTGTCAGTGAACATATTGAAACTCTAGAAGAAATTGATGTTGAATACAAAGAATTGGCTCTAGAATCTGGTATAGAAAATTGGGGCCGCGTTCCTGCTCTAGGATGTGAACCCTCGTTCATTTCTGATTTGGCAGATGCTGTTATTGAAAGTCTCCCATATGCTGGTGCCATGGCAGTTTCAAGCCTTGAAGCTCGACAG TCTTTGGTTCCGCTCGGAAGTGTACAAGAGTTATTGGCAGCATATGACTCGCAAAATAGGGAGTTGCCATCGCCGGTGATAGTGTGGGAGTGGGGTTTGACAAAAAGTGCTGAAACTTGGAATGGAAGAGCAGCTATGTTAGCTGTGCTGctgcttttgttttttgaagtCACGACACCTGATAGTGTTTTTCACCAATGGGGAATATTATCGCCCTCTCTTAGGTGA